CGTATCAGTAACACAATGGATGTTAAGTTTTGCTGTAACGCTTTGGAAGAAGCCTTGGAAAAATATGGCAAACCTGAAATCTTTAATAGTGACCAAGGAAGCCAATTTACTTCTAAAGAATTTACTCAGATTCTGCTTCAGGCTGAAGTAAAAATCAGCATGGATGGCAGGGGAAGATGTTTCGATAACATTTTTATCGAAAGATTATGGCGTTCCCTTAAATATGAGCTAATTTATATTTATGAGTTTGAGGATGGAAGACATTTAAATCAGGAGATTAAAAACTGGATTAACTGGTATAATTATGAAAGATTTCATCAAGCTCTAGATTATCAGACACCTTATTTTGTTTACCAGCAAAATCTAAGTACATTACCCGTCACCTAATCTCTTGCTCGATTCCTGATTTTCAGAGCTTTCCTCTCTACATTTCTGGCCTGACTTTTGGGATCCACTTCAATATCAACTGGAGCTTTTATCTTTTGGCAAAGCTCGAGAACTTGCCCAGATGGAATACCGTGACTTCTCTACTCTATTGGGGGAAAGGAACATTACCCGACATTATACCGAAATCGAGCTGGCTGAAGATTTAGATTATGCTCACCGTTAGCAAAACCTCACCCCTGATCAGTTTGATGATTATCGATTTGTCTCTGAATTACTTCAAGTTGGGATAACAATTCGGGAATATAGTCATTTCAATTAACGATGAGAGAATTTAATGTAAAATTATGGAGTGTACAAAATGAACAGGTTTAAACAATGGCTTACAGTTTAGATTTAAGGCAAAGGGTAGTAGCTTATATAGAAGCTGGAGGAAAAATAACTGAGGCTTCCAAGATATATAAAATAGGAAAAGCCTCGATATACAGATGGTTAAATAGAGTAGATTTAAGCCCAACAAAAGTAGAGCGTCGCCATAGGAAATTAGACTGGGAAGCTCTAAAAAAAGACGTAGAAGAAAATCCCGATGCAAGATTGATAGACAGAGCCAAGAAATTTGGAGTGAGGCCGAGTGCCGTATATTACGCATTAAAGAAAATGAAAATAAACAGAAAAAAAAAAGAACTACGTTATCGAGAAAGAAACCGGGAGGAACGAGTTAAGTACTATAGAATGTTAAGAGAACTAATTAAGCTCTATGGTAGTCAAGCTATAGTTTACATAAATACAAGCCTGGATTCGAAGCAATCCAGGCTTGTATTTATGCCTGGTCAAAAAAAGGAAAAAAAGTTTATGGAGATAGACAAGGAAAAAGGGGAGTCAGAGAAAATCTAGTAGCAGGGAGAAGAAAAGGAAAAAAAGATTTGATTGCGCCGATGGTTCTTACTGTGGCGTTTAGCGTCTCAGCTTTATTTGAAACTACTATATTGTCTCGAATAATGCTCCAGACAGTATCGTTATCAATGCCCAAATAACCGTGAATAAGACGATTGCGGGTGGTAATGATCTGTCGCCAAGGGACCTCTGGGTGTGTGGCTCGTATCTCATTAGGAATATGGGTAGCCGCCTCGCCAATTAATTCTAGATTTCGTAAAGTGGCATCATAGTTAATTTCGCTGGCGATAAAGGTTTCCTGATCCATTTCTATGGTGTAGGCCAGCGCTTTTTTAGCAAAGCAAATCATGTCGTCAATGTAAAAATGCCATTCCCGATTGGGAGATTTAGACATCTATTTTTTCCTGTTCGATCTGGGAGCGTAATTCTGGTCTGAGGGCCTTTTCTGTTGCTAGGTCCACGGCACAACCTAACAAGTCTTCTAGATAAAACTGCACTCCGAAATACCGGTGGGATGTGGCAGGTCCATCGAAGCTGACGAGAATATCTACATCACTATGGGGACCAGCTTCATCCCTTGCGGTGGAACCAAACAGTGCTAACTGGGTAACACCAAAACGAGATTGTAAATCTGGTTTACTTTGACTTAGCAATTGCAGGACTGATTGGCATTTCATTGTTCATCAATAACATGAACCACTGAGGGACTATTCCGCTAATCCCAATACCCATTGCACTAGGGTCCGTACTGGATAGCCCGTGGCACCAGCATTGTGAACTCCATTTTGCTTATCAGTCCACACAGGCCCTGCAATGTCTAAATGGGCCCAGGGAGTTTCCTTGATGAATTGTTGTAAAAATAACGCCGCTGTAATGGAACCACCGGAACGGGGCCCCGTATTTTTCATATCGGCGATCGGGGATTTGAGACCTTCAAAATATTTGGATTCCATGGGCATTTGCCAGAATTTTTCCCCCGCCTTATCGGCCGCCACTTTGAGTTCATCGGCCAATTCCTGATTGGGACTCCATAAGCCACCAATGTCATCCCCCAGAGCTACAATACAGGCCCCGGTTAATGTGGCTAGATCAACGATCGCCTCTACACCAAGTTTTTCCGCAAATACTAGGGCATCGGCCAGGGTAAGGCGACCTTCCGCATCGGTATTATTTACCTCAATGGTTTTGCCGTTGGAGGCGGTGAGAATATCCCCTGGGTGCATCGCCGTGCCACTGATCATATTTTCCGTAGCGGCACAGATAAAATGTATTTCTACGTTAGGTTTCAATTGGGCGATCGCCTTAGCAGCCCCGAGGGTAGCACCGCCGCCCCCCATATCCATTTTCATCGTTTCAATGCCACTACCTGCACCTTTGATGTTTAAACCACCGGAGTCAAAGGTGAGACTTTTGCCGATGATCGCCAACTTTTTCACCGGATTAGCAGGGCGATAGGTGAGATGAATAAATTGCGGTGGTAACTCGGAAGCTTTCGCCACCCCCAGAAATGCCCCCATGCCTAGGGCCTCACATTCTGTCTGCCCCAGCACTTCCAATTCTAAACCGTAGGTCTGGGCCAATTCCGTGGCAATTTCCGTAAAGGTTAAGGGGGTGACTTCGTTGGCCGGAGCCGCCACCATTTCCCGGGCCAGAATTACCCCGGAGACAATTTTTTCTGCTTTACCAATGGCTGTTGACTGTTCCCCCAAGCCTAGCAATTCCACAGTGGTCAGCTTAATTTCCTTATCTTCAGGATCGGACTTGAAGCGATTATCTTGATGCAGGGCTAGTAAAATTCCTTCGGTCAAAATTGCCGCTGTTTGCGCTGGATCATGCTCCCGTTGGGGCAAACTCACCCCTAGGGTTTTAACTTTTTCTCCCTTGGCCAACCGGGCGATCGCCGCCGCCCCATCTCCTAACACCTGGCTGTTAAATTTTTCAATTTCCCCCAGTCCCACTAGAATCAGCTTTTTGATTGGGGTTTTACTGCCCACCCGAGACACCAACTTTTGTCCCGCTTTACCCTTAAACTCCTTTTCCTCAATCAGTTCCCGCAATACCCCTTCCAGGCGATCGTCCAATTGGGTCAGGTCCCCAGTAATTTCCGTTGCATTTTCAAAAAATCCCAGGGCCAGGGCATCTCCCTGCCAAGTCAAAGCTGTGTAGTCGGTTCCGCGGATCTGCATCGCTGTTTGTTTTTCTGTTGAGGGACTGTCCGTCCCCCATTTTGCCACACTCCCATAACCGCTGGCGATCGGGCAGTTAATGCCCCGGTTTATGGATTTGTCCAAAGAGCTTGTCAAGGTTGATACTTCTTGGTATGTTGTTAATGCGCTAAAAAAGCCGGGATAGCTCAGTTGGTAGAGCAGTGGACTGAAAATCCTCGTGTCGGCGGTTCAAGTCCGCCTCCTGGCATCACAAAACTCCTTATATAACTGTGCGGCGACACACTGTGTTGGTCATCGGTTACATATTGGGGGAGACGTTGTTTAATTTTACGGTAATGGCAGATTTAGCAAATTATCTAACTGGTTTAGGGTAACGGTTTGTTACGAGTGTTAAGGGTTGGGAGTTTGTTGGGTAGGCTAATGATTGTCGGTTCTAAATTAGAATTCCTATGTCGGACGTGATGATCCGGGTAGAAAATTTAGGCAAAAAGTACATGATTGGCCACCAAGCAGAGGGGCGGTCTAATTATGGGTTGTTGCGGGATGTGCTAGCAGATGGGGCCAAGTCCCTGGTAAAGCGGTTTACGGGCCGGGACAAAGGCGGTCGCCAAAATAGTTCCCTCCTCTCCAATTGATGAAATAAGATAAATTAAGTAGCAAATTTGATCAATATCTACAAGGATTAAAAATGGAAACCATTAATTATCAACAATTCTCTGAAAAACTGCCCACTTTGGTAGAAAAAATAGGTAATGAGCAAGAACCTCTCTGTCTAGAGCTTCCGAATTATTTACGAGCTGTTATTATATCTGAGCAAGATTACCGTAGTTTGATGGAAACTGTTTATCTGTTGAGTAACCCTGTTAATGCTGAAAAGTTATTAACTACCGCTAGTCGATCAATTGATCAAGCTACATCGTGGACAAAAGTAAAAAATGACTTAGGACTATGAAGGAAGTTGTTTTAGATTCGCAGGCAATTGAAGATATAAAGTGGTGGATTCAACAAGATAAAAAGTTAGCGTTAAAAATCATGGAATTAATTGAGACGCTACCAAAATCACCTTTTGCCGGCAAAGGAAAACCAGAAAAACTTCGTTTTAATTTGTCAGGTTTTTGGCCACGGCGCATTACTCAAGAGCATCGCCTAGTTTACGAAGTCACCGATGATTTCATTCGTGTTGTCAGTTGTCGTTATCATTACCGATAGCATTAATCGTATTTCGGTCGATCAAGTAACGGTTTGTTACGGGTGTTAAGGGTTGGGGGTTTGTTGGATAAGCTGATGAGTGTCGGTTCTCGATTAGGATTCCTATGTCGGACGTGATGATTCGGGTGGAAAATTTAGGCAAAAAGTACATGATTGGTCACTAGGCAGAAGGAAGGGTGAATGATAATCACTCAACACGTTTGTATTTAAACAAAGTCAATATAATGACCCATCGTCAATCGCAACCAGTCATTGTTTATACGCCGGAGAGTCGTTTACGGCATCCTGTTATTCTACTTCGGGAGATGAGACGGGATTTATTGGCGTCTCGCGGTCTGGCTTGGCAGTTGTTGGTGCGGGATATTAAGGCTCAGTATCGGCAGTCGTTGTTGGGGGTATTTTGGGCTTTTTTGCCACCGATTGTGACGGCGGTGGCGTTGTTGGTGGCGAAGGATGTGGGGGCGATCAATGTGGGGGCAACGTCGATTCCTTATCCGGCCTATGTGATGTTTAGTATGGCGTTATGGCAAACGTTTGTGGAGGCCTTGAATGGCCCTGTGGCGGCGGTGGGGGCGGCGAAACCGATGTTGGCGAAGATCAATTTCCCGAGGGAGGCGTTGATTTTGGCAAAGTTAGGGGAAGTATTTTTCAATTTTGGGATTAAGTTACTGTTGATTGTGGCTTTGTTTATCTGGTTTCGGATTCCGGTGAGTGAGATGGTGATCTTGGCGCCGGTGGCGTTAGTCCATTTGGTGGGGTTGGGGACGGGAATTGGGTTATGGTTATCGCCGTTGGGGGCGTTGTATCAGGATATTGGCCGGGCAATTCCCTTGTTGATGACGCCTTGGTTGTTGTTAACGCCGGTAATTTATCCACCACCAACTAAGGGTTGGTTTAGTGTGTTGGTGAACTGGAATCCGGTGACGCCGTTGTTGGTAACGGTGCGGGATTTGGCGACGGTGGGGATGGTATCGGAACCAGCAGGGTTTTGGTGGGCTAGTGGGTTGATGGTAATTTTGCTGTTGTCAGGGTGGTTGTTTTACCGTTTGGCGATGCCGTTTATTGTTGAGCGCATGAGTAGTTGATCACTAAAGGCGTTGAAACAAGCCCTTAATGGGTAACGGTTTGTTACGGGTGTTAGGGGTTGGGGCTTGGTTGGGTATGCTGGTGGCTAATGCTTTATGGGAGTGGATGGGATGACCCAGGTGTTGCCAAGGCTGGAGCCGATCGCCGGCGGCGGTAGTGATGTGGTGCTGTCGGTGCAGGGGGTATCGAAGAAGTTTTGTCGTAGTCTGAAACGCTCTCTGTGGTATGGGGTGCAGGATATTGCGGCGGAGATGGTGGGGCGGGGTAGTCGTCGGGATCTGAGACCAGATGAGTTTTGGGCGTTGAGGGATATTAGTTTTGAGTTGCGGCGGGGAGAGGCGTTGGGCTTAGTGGGGGCCAATGGCGCAGGGAAAACGACGCTGTTACGCATTATTAGTGGTCTGATTAAGCCGGATGAGGGGGAGGTAAAAATTCGCGGACGGATTGCGCCGTTGATTGCGTTGGGGGCGGGGTTTAATCCAACCTTGACGGGGAGGGAGAATATTTACACAAATATGTCGATTTTGGGGTTGACGAGGCAGGAAATTGATGATCGATTTGAGGATGTGGTGGCGTTTGCGGAGATTGGGGAGGCGTTGGATGCGCCGGTGCAGAGTTATAGTTCGGGGATGACGGCGCGGTTGGGGTTTGCTTGTGCAATTCATGTTGAACCAGAAATTTTATTGATTGATGAAGTTTTAGCGGTTGGGGATATTAGGTTTCGGAGTAAGTGTTATGAACGTTTAACCGAATTACAAAAACATCAAGTTTCATTCATTCTAGTGACTCACGCCGCTGATATGATTACTCGCATTTGTGAAACGGCTCTTTATCTCAAGAAGGGGCAACAAAGTCTATGGGATAAGTCAGAATTAGTGATGAAAACTTACGATGATGATTTATTTGGAAATAATCAAGAGTCTAGTGATTTTTTTATAAATCAGGAACGTAAAATTTTGGAAATAACCGATGTTGGTCCCAAGAAAGATGCTGTTATTCGCTACATTGCTTTCGAGGATGAAAATGGTAATGTTCTTCCAGAGATTCGGTCTGGAGAAGGTATGCAACTTTGTATTGGTTGTCAAGTCAATACCAAAATTGAAGATTTTAATGTAGGTTTGGGCATTCAAGGATTTTCTTTTGGGATGTTTGATAAAATTTTAGTCATGAATACATTCAGAATCGTTGAATGGCACTTATGTACGACCTAAAAATAGACAGAATAATCCTACAGCAAAGCAAATTCATCACCTTAGTGCTAACTCCCTTAGCCAGTGTACATAGCTTATTTTTTCACACATGAAAGCCTGTAAATAACGTAGTTTGTCTAACATTGTTGTACCTGCTTCTTTTGGGATTACCAGTAATTTTAGTATTAAATAAGCAATTATACAGGTATAGATTTGAATCCCAATTGCATTCTCATTTTTGGCAATCAGTCTATTCAGCTTTAAGTGCATTTTTAAGAATTTCCATAAAAATTCTATTTGCCATCTTTTTTTATAAATTTCTGCTATTTTTTCATCACTAACTCCTTCTATTTCTTTACTTTCTATAGGTAAATTTGTAACCAATCTAAACTCTGAATTATCATGGGTGAATATTACCACTCTACTCTCTATTTTATTCTTTCCAGTTCCAACCATATAGTTATCATTGGCTAATTTTTCTAGCTTTATATTATTCTTTATTCTTAATACATGATATTTGTTATTCTCCTTTTGTAATCTCTTGATTCTCTGTAAGTCACAAAATCCTCTATCCATTACTGCTACTCCATTTTCTGGAGTCTCTTCTATTGTTTCATTCCCATATAGTAGTTTCAAATAAAGCTGAGACGCTAAACGCCACAGTAAGAACGGATAATTTCATCAAGAGACGTGTCAATAGGAGCGTACATTCTAGCTCGTTTCAAGGCACTAAAGTCATGCTCAATATCATTTAAATCAGGAGAATATTTCGGCAAAAAAAGAACTTCATGACCTGCTTCTTTAGCCAATTCTTTAATGGCAGTTTTACGATGAATAGGAGCATTATCCATTATTAATATTGATGGAATGTCGAGGGAGGATAGCAAATATAATTTTAACCATCCTTCAAAGCCTTCTGCATTCAAACTCCCGGTAAAAACCATCGGCGCAATCAAATCTTTTTTTCCTTTTCTTCTCCCTGCTACTAGATTTTCTCTGACTCCCCTTTTTCCTTGTCTATCTCCATAAACTTTTTTTCCTTTTTTTGACCAGGCATAAATACAAGCCTGGATTGCTTCGAATCCAGATTCATCTATGTAAACTATAGCTTGACTACCATAGAGCTTAATTAGTTCTCTTAACATTCTATAGTACTTAACTCGTTCCTCCCGGTTTCTTTCTCGATAACGTAGTTCTTTTTTTTTTCTGTTTATTTTCATTTTCTTTAATGCGTAATATACGGCACTCGGCCTCACTCCAAATTTCTTGGCTCTGTCTATCAATCTTGCATCGGGATTTTCTTCTACGTCTTTTTTTAGAGCTTCCCAGTCTAATTTCCTATGGCGACGCTCTACTTTTGTTGGGCTTAAATCTACTCTATTTAACCATCTGTATATCGAGGCTTTTCCTATTTTATATATCTTGGAAGCCTCAGTTATTTTTCCTCCAGCTTCTATATAAGCTACTACTCTTTGCCTCAAATCTAAACTGTAAGCCATTGTTTAAACCTGTTCATTTTGTACACTCCATAATTTTACATTAAATTCTCTCATCGTTAATTGAAATGACTATATTTATTATCATGACCTTGTCCAAAGTGAATTACTATTCCCCCCGGAATCCCTGTTGATAAGTTAATCCCACTGAATACTTTTACCTGATGAAATCCAAGGTTCCACATCAACTTACTAGTTATGCTGACAATGGTTGAATCGAGAGGAAATATTTCTAATTCTCCCTGCTTAATTTCCTTCCTTTTCGACAATTCCTTTTTTAAGGAAAATATTATTTCTCTAAAAACTCCCACATCCCTTTTTTTGCTTGCCTTTGAGAATGTAGATATATCGACTGTCTCTCCTCGTAAGTTCAGTCTTTTAAACATACTCCTCATGCTTGTCTGGCTCTGGTCTAACACTAATCCTAACCAGATACTCACAAACTTAAATGTGTCTAATACTGGGTAGTCATCTTTAGGAAAATTAGATAGATAAGTTTTGACAATATGTCCAAAATTTGATATCATCGCTTCAATTATTCTAATATTTCTGCCCTTTATTCTATCATTTTAAAGGGCTTTTTTTCTCTTTATAACTATCGTTCAACACTTCTGATAGAAACCTTACAACAATTGGCTGGTAGTGACTTAAAAATTTATTTGGAAAATAATGTTTTGTTGAATTACACGCAAAAACTCTATGCACCAGAAAATCCCTTACTGATGACTGACTATCAAGGTTATTTAGAACTACAGCAGTATCTAAATTTTAACTTATTATTAGATGTTGCTCACTTAAAAGTAAGTTGTAATTCATTAGGTTTAAATTTTGATGAACAACTTGATAAACTTCTTCCCCTTTCTAATTATGTTCATTTGAGTGATAACGATGGAAAACATGACCAAAATCAAGGATTTACTCAAGACGGTGAACTCCTACATAAACTGAAAAAATATGATTTTACAGGTAAAACAATCACCTTAGAGATTTATCATCAGGTTGAAACAATTCAAGAACAATATCAATTAATTAAACAGGAGTTAGGATTGACTCATGATAGTTAACCACGATAAACAAATCAACGCCATGAGTTTGCTCGCTAACAGTACCATTCGGCAAACCATGCAAGCCATCGATCAAGGAGGGTTAGGAACAGCCTTACTCATTGATCCTGATACCGAATATTTTGTCGGCTTAGTCACTGATGGCGATATTCGGCGGGCTTTGCTTAAGGGATTGGGTTTAGAATCTCCAATCTCTCAGGTAAGTCGCCCTGCTTCCATAACTGCCCGTTTAGGCATGACTCCTAGCGAAATTGCTGCCTTGTTCAGTCAGCCTGTGCGGATTGTTCCCTTACTGGATGACCAAGGAAAAGTTGCAGATATAGCCATTTTTGACAAAAGAATTCGCTTACCTGTCGCTGAACCCTCTTTAGGCGAAAAAGAACTTGCCTATGTCAATGAATGCATGTTAACGGGCTGGGTATCGTCCGCCGGAAAATTTGTTACCCGCTTTGAAGATTTATAGTCATTTCAATTAACGATGAGAGAATTTAATGTAAAATTATGGAGTGTACAAAATGAACAGGTTTAAACAATGGCTTACAGTTTAGATTTAAGGCAAAGGGTAGTAGCTTATATAGAAGCTGGAGGAAAAATAACTGAGGCTTCCAAGATATATAAAATAGGAAAAGCCTCGATATACAGATGGTTAAATAGAGTAGATTTAAGCCCAACAAAAGTAGAGCGTCGCCATAGGAAATTAGACTGGGAAGCTCTAAAAAAAGACGTAGAAGAAAATCCCGATGCAAGATTGATAGACAGAGTCAAGAAATTTGGAGTGAGGCCGAGTGCCGTATATTACGCATTAAAGAAAATGAAAATAAACAGAAAAAAAAAGAACTACGTTATCGAGAAAGAAACCGGGAGGAACGAGTTAAGTACTATAGAATGTTAAGAGAACTAATTAAGCTCTATGGTAGTCAAGCTATAGTTTACATAGATGAATCTGGATTCGAAGCAATCCAGGCTTGTATTTATGCCTGGTCAAAAAAAGGAAAAAAAGTTTATGGAGATAGACAAGGAAAAAGGGGAGTCAGAGAAAATCTAGTAGCAGGGAGAAGAAAAGGAAAAAAAGATTTGATTGCGCCGATGGTTTTTACCGGGAGTTTGAATGCAGAAGGCTTTGAAGGATGGTTAAAATTATATTTGCTACCCTCCCTCGACATTCCATCAATATTAATAATGGATAATGCTCCTATTCATCGTAAAACTGCCATTAAAGAATTGGCTAAAGAAGCAGGTCATGAAGTTCTTTTTTTGCCGAAATATTCTCCTGATTTAAATGATATTGAGCATGACTTTAGTGCCTTGAAACGAGCTAGAATGTACGCTCCTATTGACACGTCTCTTGATGAAATTATCCGTTCTTACTGTGGCGTTTAGCGTCTCAGCTTTATTTGAAACTACTATATTTGCTGAATTTTGCGGAACAAAATATGCAGTAGCAGTTAGCAGTGGTACTGCCGCGTTGCATTTGGCTCTCCTCGCCTTAAATATTGGTGCCGGTGATGAGGTAATTGTTCCAACGTTAAGTTTTATCGCTACGGCTAATGCAGTTACTTACACAGGAGCTAAACCCATTTTTGTGGATAGTGAATGGGAAACATGGAATATTAACCCTGATTTAATTGAAGCTGCCATTACTCCTCGCACCAAAGCCATCATGCCCGTTCATCTCTATGGACATCCTGCGAAAATGGACAAAATTCTCGATATTGCTCAACGCTATCATTTAGCTGTGATTGAAGATGCAGCAGAAGCTCACGGCGCAACTTATCAGGGAAAAACCGTTGGAAGCTTAGGAGATTTGGGGATTTTTAGCTTTTATGGTAATAAAATTGTAACCACAGGGGAAGGCGGCATGATAGTTACTGATGACGAAGAATTAGCACAAAAAATTCGTATTCTCAAAGACCATGGAATGTCGAAAAAACAAAGATACTGGCATCCTATTTTAGGATATAACTACCGCATAACTAATATTCAGGCAGCTTTAGGAGTTGCTCAAATGGAGCGAATTAATAAAATACCTGAGGCTAAACGACGCATTGC
The genomic region above belongs to Synechocystis sp. PCC 6803 substr. PCC-P and contains:
- a CDS encoding Txe/YoeB family addiction module toxin yields the protein MKEVVLDSQAIEDIKWWIQQDKKLALKIMELIETLPKSPFAGKGKPEKLRFNLSGFWPRRITQEHRLVYEVTDDFIRVVSCRYHYR
- a CDS encoding IS630 transposase-related protein, with product MAYSLDLRQRVVAYIEAGGKITEASKIYKIGKASIYRWLNRVDLSPTKVERRHRKLDWEALKKDVEENPDARLIDRVKKFGVRPSAVYYALKKMKINRKKKNYVIEKETGRNELSTIEC
- a CDS encoding polysaccharide ABC transporter ATP-binding protein; amino-acid sequence: MTQVLPRLEPIAGGGSDVVLSVQGVSKKFCRSLKRSLWYGVQDIAAEMVGRGSRRDLRPDEFWALRDISFELRRGEALGLVGANGAGKTTLLRIISGLIKPDEGEVKIRGRIAPLIALGAGFNPTLTGRENIYTNMSILGLTRQEIDDRFEDVVAFAEIGEALDAPVQSYSSGMTARLGFACAIHVEPEILLIDEVLAVGDIRFRSKCYERLTELQKHQVSFILVTHAADMITRICETALYLKKGQQSLWDKSELVMKTYDDDLFGNNQESSDFFINQERKILEITDVGPKKDAVIRYIAFEDENGNVLPEIRSGEGMQLCIGCQVNTKIEDFNVGLGIQGFSFGMFDKILVMNTFRIVEWHLCTT
- a CDS encoding type II toxin-antitoxin system Phd/YefM family antitoxin, with product METINYQQFSEKLPTLVEKIGNEQEPLCLELPNYLRAVIISEQDYRSLMETVYLLSNPVNAEKLLTTASRSIDQATSWTKVKNDLGL
- a CDS encoding DegT/DnrJ/EryC1/StrS aminotransferase family protein — its product is MKLSVLTVAFSVSALFETTIFAEFCGTKYAVAVSSGTAALHLALLALNIGAGDEVIVPTLSFIATANAVTYTGAKPIFVDSEWETWNINPDLIEAAITPRTKAIMPVHLYGHPAKMDKILDIAQRYHLAVIEDAAEAHGATYQGKTVGSLGDLGIFSFYGNKIVTTGEGGMIVTDDEELAQKIRILKDHGMSKKQRYWHPILGYNYRITNIQAALGVAQMERINKIPEAKRRIAQLYEQELLQIQGLTLPPRQPWAESVFWLYTILINQDKLELNRDQLMSRLQEKGIETRPLFIPIHRQPIYNTHQSLPVAESLSKNGLSLPSFVTLSNENLYQIIDSIKKVIS
- a CDS encoding DUF86 domain-containing protein; its protein translation is MSKSPNREWHFYIDDMICFAKKALAYTIEMDQETFIASEINYDATLRNLELIGEAATHIPNEIRATHPEVPWRQIITTRNRLIHGYLGIDNDTVWSIIRDNIVVSNKAETLNATVRTIGAIKSFFPFLLPATRFSLTPLFPCLSP
- a CDS encoding sugar phosphate isomerase/epimerase; its protein translation is MAGSDLKIYLENNVLLNYTQKLYAPENPLLMTDYQGYLELQQYLNFNLLLDVAHLKVSCNSLGLNFDEQLDKLLPLSNYVHLSDNDGKHDQNQGFTQDGELLHKLKKYDFTGKTITLEIYHQVETIQEQYQLIKQELGLTHDS
- a CDS encoding UPF0175 family protein produces the protein MELLSFGKARELAQMEYRDFSTLLGERNITRHYTEIELAEDLDYAHR
- a CDS encoding CBS domain-containing protein; translation: MIVNHDKQINAMSLLANSTIRQTMQAIDQGGLGTALLIDPDTEYFVGLVTDGDIRRALLKGLGLESPISQVSRPASITARLGMTPSEIAALFSQPVRIVPLLDDQGKVADIAIFDKRIRLPVAEPSLGEKELAYVNECMLTGWVSSAGKFVTRFEDL
- a CDS encoding ABC transporter permease, which produces MTHRQSQPVIVYTPESRLRHPVILLREMRRDLLASRGLAWQLLVRDIKAQYRQSLLGVFWAFLPPIVTAVALLVAKDVGAINVGATSIPYPAYVMFSMALWQTFVEALNGPVAAVGAAKPMLAKINFPREALILAKLGEVFFNFGIKLLLIVALFIWFRIPVSEMVILAPVALVHLVGLGTGIGLWLSPLGALYQDIGRAIPLLMTPWLLLTPVIYPPPTKGWFSVLVNWNPVTPLLVTVRDLATVGMVSEPAGFWWASGLMVILLLSGWLFYRLAMPFIVERMSS
- a CDS encoding IS3 family transposase, with the protein product MTAYLREQGYFVNRKRVIKLMHKLGLQTIYQKKRTSVSNPENLVYPYLIRKLEINRANQVWCTDITYLPIGKGYYYLVVIMDWYSRRVLSWRISNTMDVKFCCNALEEALEKYGKPEIFNSDQGSQFTSKEFTQILLQAEVKISMDGRGRCFDNIFIERLWRSLKYELIYIYEFEDGRHLNQEIKNWINWYNYERFHQALDYQTPYFVYQQNLSTLPVT
- a CDS encoding leucyl aminopeptidase, which encodes MDKSINRGINCPIASGYGSVAKWGTDSPSTEKQTAMQIRGTDYTALTWQGDALALGFFENATEITGDLTQLDDRLEGVLRELIEEKEFKGKAGQKLVSRVGSKTPIKKLILVGLGEIEKFNSQVLGDGAAAIARLAKGEKVKTLGVSLPQREHDPAQTAAILTEGILLALHQDNRFKSDPEDKEIKLTTVELLGLGEQSTAIGKAEKIVSGVILAREMVAAPANEVTPLTFTEIATELAQTYGLELEVLGQTECEALGMGAFLGVAKASELPPQFIHLTYRPANPVKKLAIIGKSLTFDSGGLNIKGAGSGIETMKMDMGGGGATLGAAKAIAQLKPNVEIHFICAATENMISGTAMHPGDILTASNGKTIEVNNTDAEGRLTLADALVFAEKLGVEAIVDLATLTGACIVALGDDIGGLWSPNQELADELKVAADKAGEKFWQMPMESKYFEGLKSPIADMKNTGPRSGGSITAALFLQQFIKETPWAHLDIAGPVWTDKQNGVHNAGATGYPVRTLVQWVLGLAE
- a CDS encoding IS630-like element ISTcSa family transposase gives rise to the protein MAYSLDLRQRVVAYIEAGGKITEASKIYKIGKASIYRWLNRVDLSPTKVERRHRKLDWEALKKDVEENPDARLIDRAKKFGVRPSAVYYALKKMKINRKKKELRYRERNREERVKYYRMLRELIKLYGSQAIVYIDESGFEAIQACIYAWSKKGKKVYGDRQGKRGVRENLVAGRRKGKKDLIAPMVFTGSLNAEGFEGWLKLYLLSSLDIPSILIMDNAPIHRKTAIKELAKEAGHEVLFLPKYSPDLNDIEHDFSALKRARMYAPIDTSLDEIIRSYCGV
- a CDS encoding IS630 family transposase, with translation MKENENKQKKKELRYRERNREERVKYYRMLRELIKLYGSQAIVYIDESGFEAIQACIYAWSKKGKKVYGDRQGKRGVRENLVAGRRKGKKDLIAPMVFTGSLNAEGFEGWLKLYLLPSLDIPSILIMDNAPIHRKTAIKELAKEAGHEVLFLPKYSPDLNDIEHDFSALKRARMYAPIDTSLDEIIRSYCGV
- a CDS encoding nucleotidyltransferase family protein — translated: MKCQSVLQLLSQSKPDLQSRFGVTQLALFGSTARDEAGPHSDVDILVSFDGPATSHRYFGVQFYLEDLLGCAVDLATEKALRPELRSQIEQEKIDV